In the genome of Labeo rohita strain BAU-BD-2019 chromosome 24, IGBB_LRoh.1.0, whole genome shotgun sequence, one region contains:
- the cbln2b gene encoding cerebellin-2b has protein sequence MVPAACPGPFAMLALAFLLGCGIGLCLGQNDTEPIVLEGKCLVVCDSNPSSDGGVTSSLGISVRSGSAKVAFSAVRGTNHEPSEMSNTSMTIYFDQVLVNIGNHFDLKASVFTAPRRGIYSFSFHVVKVYNRQTIQVNLMQNEYPVISAFAGDQDVTREAASNGVLLMVEREDRVYLKLERGNLMGGWKYSTFSGFLVFPL, from the exons ATGGTGCCAGCAGCCTGTCCCGGACCCTTTGCCATGCTGGCTCTCGCCTTTCTCCTGGGATGTGGCATAGGGCTCTGTCTGGGCCAGAATGACACGGAGCCCATCGTTCTGGAGGGAAAGTGTCTGGTGGTGTGCGACTCCAACCCCTCTTCTGACGGAGGAGTCACCTCTTCGCTTGGGATATCTGTGCGCTCCGGCAGCGCCAAAGTGGCTTTCTCGGCCGTCAGAGGGACAAACCACGAACCTTCGGAGATGAGCAACACATCCATGACCATCTATTTTGACCAG GTCTTAGTAAACATTGGCAATCATTTCGACCTGAAAGCGAGTGTGTTTACCGCACCACGGAGAGGGATATACAGTTTCAGCTTTCATGTGGTCAAGGTCTACAACAGACAAACCATACAG GTTAACCTGATGCAGAACGAGTACCCTGTCATATCTGCCTTTGCTGGGGATCAGGATGTCACGCGGGAGGCGGCGAGTAACGGAGTTCTACTGATGGTTGAGCGCGAGGATCGCGTCTATCTCAAGTTGGAACGAGGGAATCTAATGGGCGGATGGAAATACTCCACGTTCTCTGGATTTTTAGTCTTTCCTCTTTAA